The region TCTGTTAATTTGACAGAAATACTCACATGTTTCCTGAACAGGTCGACATGCGGACCAAGAGTTTGTGGATCCGCCTCTTGGACAAATCTTATGACCTCATCAACTGACCAGGAGGAAGCGTTGTTCCCTGAAGTTTCTCTGTCCTGTTTCATGTGATCTGGACCTGTTGTTGAGCTAGCTGCTGTAGAATGTGAGAGGAAGacagcctagtcaaagtaaagcccttttacttttacaaatggATAGGAGCTCTGGTACAATTGCGTTTCGAAATCTACATGAAGATCTCACACATTTTACAGAGAATTAAAGCTTCACATAAAAAAGCAGTTCAAAACAGTGTTTGGTTGTGCGCATTTTAAAACCTACCTTCCACTCGTCTGTGTGTATTTACAGGACCAAGCTCGGGGGGGTTGGAGCTGACTCGCCGAAGGGGCGgcggtgtttgtgtgtgtccagGATAACACGGCCGCTCCCTCTTTGCTGCTCTGTAGTCCAGTGTGTTGTGAAGGGGCCGAGGGGAAGGTGTGGGGTCCTTTGTTGGATTGTCATTGGAAACGCCATTCTCAGTGATGGACAGTGGTTCTGTTCCAAGACGAGACGCGGCACATACTCCATGAACTTCAGAGGCAATGTGATGCATGTTTAGTGAGAGCAGCTCATACTGGACTCATTAAATGGCAGTATGGTTAGAAGTGAATTAAAGATGTTAAATTCACTGTGTGAGTCTAGTACTTTATGTAGACAACACAATTCTTCCCCCCGAGGTGAGAGCTTGGTGACTGCTGTGTCTGATGAAGTCATGGTTTTGTTGTAGCTTCTATAATACAAATTGAAGGCTACCGTCCAACCGATCAAAAATAGTCTATGTAACAAAACATGCATTCTTTCGCTTcaattacataaatatatatatttaaatgtattaatactGGTAAGTATTCCTGAAACAACAGCACAgatcttgttttaaatttatgtgagtaatgtttttatgaaatgtatgATTTTATGAAAGCAGAACACCAAGCTTAGAAAGTTTTAAGAATGGCAACGATTGCAAATGTATTCCAGACAAACAGCTTATCATTCAAATTACTATTTACTTTCAGAGACTGAAGGAAATCCCCCCACCTGACTTGGTTCTGTTGTAGAAGCGTGTGCTGTTGCTGTAGGGGTTAAAGGGCTGCGAGCTGAAAAGACTGTCGCTCTCCAGGTGTTGGCACATGTTTTCCAAGAACCGCAACACAGACGACGCACTGGAGGCCGAGGGCAACTTCACATAGCGAATGCCATGCTCTGAGCAAACTGAGGGCAGAGCAGAGCACCGATCACTGGGTGTACATACTGAATTCACACAAGCACATGCATAATATGCATTCACCgctaaacaaaacagcagatgGCTCAGGGTTCGCACCCTCCCTTTATAAGACGTTAGTTTTCACCAGTTCCACGCGGCATGACGCCCTCCCACCCAAGCCAAGCCAGCACAAATTAAAGCCCACCCCCCCCTAACGCCGTCCACAGCTTTCCCTGGAGGAAGACTGAATCCCTGGATCCCAAACCAGGTTAGACGCACGTCAGTTCAGATTACAGAAACGGTTCTGACATGAGCTCCTGCTacagaaacaatgttttgttaGTCCAATTTTGCCTTTCTGACCAATCTGCGCATGTACTTAAAAACTGACAGAACTGCTTTATTGTGATATTAATTAGGTATATTTTGGCTAagaaaaagtttagaaaactaGGAAACTACAGGTAGAAGTTGACTAGCTTTGCAGAAATATGTGCCTTTTCCCTGCATTTACCTCTAATGACCTCTCCTCCCGAGTGGGACTGGCTCTGTAGAAAAGACAACAGCACCGAGGGCTGATACGTACAGTCCACACAGGCCTGAACAGCCTGCTGAAGGACTGCGTTGACCGGAGCTGGACCAAAGTGGTCCGGCAGCTGCTGGACCAGTTTTCGATCTAGATGTGGGCCATAGTTGCCATGTTTGTTGACATAGACACACACTGCAGCGACACAAACCAAGAGAAAACAGGGTTAACAGGGTTCAGAGTTCACAGGGAAAAGTTAAGGATTTTTGGCAGAACTAAAAATGCTTTGGgataatgttgatgtttttaagtgATTGGACATTTTATTCACTAGATTACAAGGGagtgttgtttatttatttattttttttgccatttagcTTGATTCATTCTGTCCTAATTTACATAGCACTGCAGCTGTCGCCCACTacgatgctgccactgccatgctTAACTAAGAGGATTATATAATATTAGCCATAAGGCTTCATGTTGGACAAGCATGGTTGATTTGTTAAATCAAAAGAAAGTGCCAATTCTTTTTTGCTAGTGGTATTCCAGTGTGTGCtggttttgtattattttataggtcataaaaatcaaactgtccaaTTAATGACATTGTCAAAGTAGGaagatgcatttatttgttaaatacaTGCAATTGTTTCCTGTGGTTTTGTACCTTTGTAACTTAACTTGCCGCTCACCAAATCTTGTCCCGAcctacattgttttgttttttttgtcaggtttAGCACAACGACACAAGTGGTTAAAAATAAGCCAAGCCGGAGCAAAACACAGACTGCCTTCTGCTTTGGTTGATATTACGCCATAATTTTACTTTATGGAAACCAAAAAGTAGGTCTTTAGACTTTCAAGTTTGTGATTAGTCCAAATGTGGAATTGaattagttacattttcttttgttaaacaTAAAATAGTTGATGAACTCATTAGCTATGCATGGGTTACAATTATGTTTTAGATCCATCACAGTGTAAAGTAATGAAAGCAAGGTGGCAGCTGCTTGCTTGCGATGCCACCAGGCCTCAGAATTTTGCCCTGAGGTTTCAGAGTTGGCAGTGGCCTGAGGACTGTCAGATTATTTACTCACTGAGGGTCTCCATCTGGCGCTAGCTACCCTACAAAAGAACCAGACCTCTCCCATCGCTGGGCCCTCTTTGTTATacttcttttgtaaaaacattgatTGGCTGTCTCTAAGTGaactgattatttgttttttaaaaaaaatctgtttttgatttagACATACCTTTATTTCAATACACGACACatcaatttttatgttttttaataaattgaatCACATTGCTTTTTTTATGGTTACCGACTTTCGATAACAACCTTATCTATACATTCATATCTATAGCCACAAACTGTTCACTGGAATCAGCTTAATTTGTTATTCACCTGTGCAAATTACATTTGAGCCGTTGCTGAGGTTGCTGTCCACAGAGACGTGGCTGGGGTTCAGTTTGATCTCTGGAGGCGGGGTAGTAACTGGAGATGAGCCTGGGGATTGCCCCATCAGAGGTTTCTTCTGgagcaaaaagcaaacaagcaattttgattaaatttctgTGAGCTTCATTTGGCTCCATGTAGGTTATTATTGGCATGTTGAATCTCTCCTACACATGCATGGCGCTGCAGATAATACAGACACTTATATAGTTCAGATGTTGTGCTGTTTATCTCTGCAAgactgcataaaaaaaaacatgacggGGTTGTTTTTCCATTGCAGGACAGATTAAATATCTTGTGACATCTCACCTTGCCTTTAGGCTTCGGTCCTCTCTTCTTGTGTGGTCTAGGGGCCAGTGAAGTCTCAGTCACTGGGCTCTGCGGTGCTCCATTCACAGCCGCTGCCGCCGCTGCCGCCGCCTCAGCCGCTGCTTTCAGTAAAGCAATGGTCTGGGATTTTGGACGGCGACCTCGGACACCCTTGCGGACGGGGAGGGGTGGCAGGGGATTTGGCAGTCGGTATGAGGTCTGCATGGAGGTCGAGGATGAGGAGGAGTTGAAAGAGGAGCGACGTGTTGCAGATGTGGAAGAAACCG is a window of Xiphophorus maculatus strain JP 163 A chromosome 4, X_maculatus-5.0-male, whole genome shotgun sequence DNA encoding:
- the LOC102219219 gene encoding polycomb protein SCMH1-like isoform X3 is translated as MGRTPQRDPKEEKKERRSSITAGSALDKSNEPFSWEDYLRETSSVAASPSCFKQSRIPPSNDFKAGMKLEARDPRNSNSVCIATVMGMMGTRLRLRLDGSDNTNDFWRLVDSSDIQPIGTCERTGDMLQPPLGFRMNASSWPMFLLRTLSGAEIAPASAFKKEPASADKNYFQPGMKLEAVDRKNPYLICPATVGEVRGLEIFVMFDGWRGAFDYWCPFDSRDIFPVGWCALTKHSLQPPGNFFTLPGALLAPVSSTSATRRSSFNSSSSSTSMQTSYRLPNPLPPLPVRKGVRGRRPKSQTIALLKAAAEAAAAAAAAVNGAPQSPVTETSLAPRPHKKRGPKPKGKKKPLMGQSPGSSPVTTPPPEIKLNPSHVSVDSNLSNGSNVICTVCVYVNKHGNYGPHLDRKLVQQLPDHFGPAPVNAVLQQAVQACVDCTYQPSVLLSFLQSQSHSGGEVIRVCSEHGIRYVKLPSASSASSVLRFLENMCQHLESDSLFSSQPFNPYSNSTRFYNRTKSEPLSITENGVSNDNPTKDPTPSPRPLHNTLDYRAAKRERPCYPGHTQTPPPLRRVSSNPPELGPVNTHRRVEAASSTTGPDHMKQDRETSGNNASSWSVDEVIRFVQEADPQTLGPHVDLFRKHEIDGKALMLLRSDVIMKYMGLKLGPALKLCHHIEKLRQTKH
- the LOC102219219 gene encoding polycomb protein SCMH1-like isoform X1 — its product is MGRTPQRDPKEEKKERRSSITAGSALDKSNEPFSWEDYLRETSSVAASPSCFKQSRIPPSNDFKAGMKLEARDPRNSNSVCIATVMGMMGTRLRLRLDGSDNTNDFWRLVDSSDIQPIGTCERTGDMLQPPLGFRMNASSWPMFLLRTLSGAEIAPASAFKKEPASADKNYFQPGMKLEAVDRKNPYLICPATVGEVRGLEIFVMFDGWRGAFDYWCPFDSRDIFPVGWCALTKHSLQPPGNFFTLPGALLAPVSSTSATRRSSFNSSSSSTSMQTSYRLPNPLPPLPVRKGVRGRRPKSQTIALLKAAAEAAAAAAAAVNGAPQSPVTETSLAPRPHKKRGPKPKGKKKPLMGQSPGSSPVTTPPPEIKLNPSHVSVDSNLSNGSNVICTVCVYVNKHGNYGPHLDRKLVQQLPDHFGPAPVNAVLQQAVQACVDCTYQPSVLLSFLQSQSHSGGEVIRVCSEHGIRYVKLPSASSASSVLRFLENMCQHLESDSLFSSQPFNPYSNSTRFYNRTKSVHGVCAASRLGTEPLSITENGVSNDNPTKDPTPSPRPLHNTLDYRAAKRERPCYPGHTQTPPPLRRVSSNPPELGPVNTHRRVEAASSTTGPDHMKQDRETSGNNASSWSVDEVIRFVQEADPQTLGPHVDLFRKHEIDGKALMLLRSDVIMKYMGLKLGPALKLCHHIEKLRQTKH
- the LOC102219219 gene encoding polycomb protein SCMH1-like isoform X2 — translated: MGRTPQRDPKEEKKERRSSITAGSALDKSNEPFSWEDYLRETSSVAASPSCFKQSRIPPSNDFKAGMKLEARDPRNSNSVCIATVMGMMGTRLRLRLDGSDNTNDFWRLVDSSDIQPIGTCERTGDMLQPPLGFRMNASSWPMFLLRTLSGAEIAPASAFKKEPASADKNYFQPGMKLEAVDRKNPYLICPATVGEVRGLEIFVMFDGWRGAFDYWCPFDSRDIFPVGWCALTKHSLQPPGNFFTLPGALLAPVSSTSATRRSSFNSSSSSTSMQTSYRLPNPLPPLPVRKGVRGRRPKSQTIALLKAAAEAAAAAAAAVNGAPQSPVTETSLAPRPHKKRGPKPKGKKPLMGQSPGSSPVTTPPPEIKLNPSHVSVDSNLSNGSNVICTVCVYVNKHGNYGPHLDRKLVQQLPDHFGPAPVNAVLQQAVQACVDCTYQPSVLLSFLQSQSHSGGEVIRVCSEHGIRYVKLPSASSASSVLRFLENMCQHLESDSLFSSQPFNPYSNSTRFYNRTKSVHGVCAASRLGTEPLSITENGVSNDNPTKDPTPSPRPLHNTLDYRAAKRERPCYPGHTQTPPPLRRVSSNPPELGPVNTHRRVEAASSTTGPDHMKQDRETSGNNASSWSVDEVIRFVQEADPQTLGPHVDLFRKHEIDGKALMLLRSDVIMKYMGLKLGPALKLCHHIEKLRQTKH
- the LOC102219219 gene encoding polycomb protein SCMH1-like isoform X4, with the translated sequence MKLEARDPRNSNSVCIATVMGMMGTRLRLRLDGSDNTNDFWRLVDSSDIQPIGTCERTGDMLQPPLGFRMNASSWPMFLLRTLSGAEIAPASAFKKEPASADKNYFQPGMKLEAVDRKNPYLICPATVGEVRGLEIFVMFDGWRGAFDYWCPFDSRDIFPVGWCALTKHSLQPPGNFFTLPGALLAPVSSTSATRRSSFNSSSSSTSMQTSYRLPNPLPPLPVRKGVRGRRPKSQTIALLKAAAEAAAAAAAAVNGAPQSPVTETSLAPRPHKKRGPKPKGKKKPLMGQSPGSSPVTTPPPEIKLNPSHVSVDSNLSNGSNVICTVCVYVNKHGNYGPHLDRKLVQQLPDHFGPAPVNAVLQQAVQACVDCTYQPSVLLSFLQSQSHSGGEVIRVCSEHGIRYVKLPSASSASSVLRFLENMCQHLESDSLFSSQPFNPYSNSTRFYNRTKSVHGVCAASRLGTEPLSITENGVSNDNPTKDPTPSPRPLHNTLDYRAAKRERPCYPGHTQTPPPLRRVSSNPPELGPVNTHRRVEAASSTTGPDHMKQDRETSGNNASSWSVDEVIRFVQEADPQTLGPHVDLFRKHEIDGKALMLLRSDVIMKYMGLKLGPALKLCHHIEKLRQTKH